From Pelagovum pacificum:
AGGTCATTCTCGGCCGCCTCGTTCCTCGGGTTCTCGAGGAAGGCGATCTCGGTTCCGGTCATGCCCTTGATCATCTCCGCCAGGTCCCGGATCCGGTGGGTCTCGGTCATCTGGTTGAGGATGTTCACCCGCTCGCCCGACTGCGGCGGGTTCTCGAGCGCCAGCTCGATGCAGCGGCAGGTGTCCTGGATGTGGATGAAGGCGCGGGTCTGTCCGCCGGTGCCGTGCACCGTCATCGGGTAGTCGACCGCCGCCTGCATGATGAAGCGGTTCAGCACCGTGCCGTAGTCGCCGTCGTAGTCGAACCGGTTGATCAGCCGCTCGTCCATCCGGGTCTCCTCGGTCTGGGTGCCCCAGACGATGCCCTGGTGGAGGTCGGTGATCTTCACGCCGTCGTTCTTGTTGTAGAAGTAGAAGAACAGCTGATCCTGCGTCTTCGTCATGTGGTAGATCGAGCCCGGGTTCGCCGGGTAGAGGATCTCCGTCTCGTGCGGGCCCTGCGGCGTCTCGACCTGCACCTTGAGGTAGCCCTCGGGGATCTTCATCCCCGCCGTGCCGTAGCCGTAGACCCCCATCGTGCCGAGGTGGACGAGATGGATGTCCTGCCCCGATTCCACGATCGCGGCGAGCACGTCGTTCGTGGCGTTCAGGTTGTTGTTCACCGTGTAGCGCTTGTGGAACGCGGATTTCATCGAGTAGGGCGCGGCGCGCTGCTCGGCGAAGTGGATGATCGCGTCGGGCTTCTCCTCTTTGATGAGGGTCAGCAGCCGGTGGTAATGTTCGCCCACCGTGAAGTTGTGGAAGCGGATCTCCTTGCCGGTGAGCTCTTTCCAGACCCGGAGCCGCTCACCGATCGGGCGGATCGGGGTCAGGCTCTCGACCTCGAGCTCGAGGTCGATCTCCCGGCGCGAGAGGTTGTCCACGAGGATCACCTCGTGCCCGCGGTTGGAGAGGTGAAGCGCGTTCGGCCAGCCGCAGAAGCCGTCGCCGCCCAGGATGATGACCTTCATGTATGTCCCTCGGGAAGTGCCGCCAGTCGGAGGCTCCTCTAGCCGCGATCGGGCACGAAGGAAACCCGCCGCAACGCGCGGCGCGGCAGGGCGGCCTTAAGGCCGTTGCGGCAGGGTTCGACCGTTGCCCCGACAGGAGAGTGCCGCCGATGTCCGATTCCTCCGACCGTCTCGCCCTGCCCTGGCTGCTGCCGGCGCAGGCGCAGAAGCATGTCACCCACAACGAGGCGCTCTCGGTGCTGGACCTCCTGGTGCAGCTCGCGGTCGAGGCGGTCGGCACCAGTGCGCCGCCCCCGGCCCCGGTGCCGGGCGAGGCGCATGTCGTGGGCGCCGGCGCGACCGGGGACTGGGCCGGGCGGGACGGCACGGTGGCGGGCTGGACCGGCACGGGCTGGAGCTTCCACACCCCCCGCCCCGGCTGGCGGGCCTGGGACAAGGCGGCGGGCGCGCTCGTCATCTGGACCGGCAGCGCCTGGATCGCGGCGGGCAGTACGGCCGAGACGCTCGGCATCAACGCCACGGCGGACGCGTCCAACCGGCTTGCCGTCGCCGCTCCGGCGAGCCTGTTCAGCCACGAGGGCGCCGGTCACCGGGTGACGGTGAACAAGGCGGGGCCGGCCGAGACGGCGAGCCTCCTGTTCCAGTCGGACTGGTCGGGCCGGGCGGAACTGGGCCTCGCCGGGGAGGACGCCTTCTCGGTCAAGGTCTCGCCCGACGGGGCGGGCTGGCTCACGGCGCTTCGGATCGACCCTGTTACGGGCGCACTCCGCCCCGTGGTCCACGATCCGGGCGCCCTGCCCTCCGCCGTGGCGGCGGGTGCGGGGGCGCTGATCCATGTCACCGGCAGCGGCCCCGCCTGGAGCGACGGGACCGACTGGCGCCGGGTCTCGGACGACAGCGTGCTCTGAGCCTACTCGGCGGCGAGCGCCGGCGTGTCCGCCACCGGCTGCCGGTCGGGCAGCAGCACCGAGATCCGGTAGCCCTGCACCGGCGCCTGCTCCATCGTCAGCCGCGCGCCGAGCACCCGCGCCAGCGTGTCGATCAGCGCCATGTGCAGCGTCACGGGGGTCGAGCTTTCGGCCACCGTGCCGGTGGTCCCCGCCGTGCTGCGCAGGCCGGGAAAGAAATGAACCTGTTCGGCCGGCACATCCTCGAGCCGCAGCTCCCCGCCGGGCACGCTGAGGTCCACCCCCACCCCGTCGGGCCGGTCGGAGAGCGACAGCCGCACGTCGCCGCATGTGGGGTCTTCCTCCCGTTCGGCGCGACTGCTCAATTTCTGCTGCGCCTGCGAAGGGCGGCGGTGGGAGGGCGGGAAGCTGGCCTTTTGCTGCTCGCGCGAAGGATCTAAAATGCGAAAGCTATTATTCGAGGCGTTGTGACAACGCGCCAAGTTTCACAGGGCGTGTCATCTTGAGGTCGTTTCTACCGTCCCAGATCCAAAAGGAACCTGAACAGCCCTTTCTTTGAGTATGGCGCGGGGATCCGTCATGCTGCCGGTCTGAGTTGAAGCGACGCGCTGGTGGTTTTAGAGGCGCCACAGGATGGAATCGAGAATGCAATGACAAACAACCCCTATCTCTTCTCCCCCAACCGTACCGCACGTCTTCGGAAAGTGATAAAGGAGGTTGAAGGCAACGACCAGAGTCTGAACACTGCTGTCACCGAACGAGCCAAGACCCTGATCAAAAGCCGTCTCCACAAAGGGACCTACGAGCTGAGCACGGATGCGTCCCGGCCTGACGGACGCCTCGTCTGCATCGGCCCTGGGGGCGCGTTCCACCAGGCCTGGACGACCGTGGACAAGACTTATGGCGACGCCAGTTGGGCTGCCCACCGTCGGGGAGCCGAAGCGACGAACCTGCCCGACATCGTGTGGGATGCTTACGATTTGGATCCCATTCCGCTGCCTCGGGGGGAAACCGAGGCGATCGTCTGCCAGCATGTCATCGAGCACCTGACCGAACCCGCCACCCACCACCTTTTAACCGAGGCGCACCGGCTGCTGCAGGACGGCGGGGTGCTGCGGCTCTCTTCCCCGGATGCCAACCTGTTCTTTGACGCCTATGATCGCGAGGACTGGGCGTTCTTCTGGGAGCATGACATCATCTACGCCGAAACGGCCTCGCCGGAACTCTTTCGGCAGATGGAAGAGACGGATCGTCGAGAATACGCGGCCTATAGCATGCTGTCGAAGATGAGTCTCGTCACCTTGGACGAGAATCCGACCACGGTGTCCTATGGCGACTGCGCTGCCTTCGTAGCCGAAGCCGGCGGCGCACAAGCAGCAGTGACTAAAGCCTGTGCTGCGTCGGACGCGGATCTCAATCGCTCGCTCGGGCGGCATATCACGTGGTGGTCCGTCGACCGGCTGCGCGAGGCCATGCGGCGTGCTGGATTCACGGATATAAGGCGATCCGCGTACCTACAGTCGCAAAGCCCGCTGATGCGGAACGCGTTCTTTTTCGACCGAACGGATCCCCACCAAACCGTATTCGTCGAGGCATGCAAGCCGGCCGAATGACCGTCAGACGAAGATTTTCGCGATCATCCGGGAGGCCCGCCAGCGCGACGCCACAAGGTAATCGTAGGGCGATCGCGCAAAACGGCGGAAGATCTTCTTGCTATGGAATGTGGCCACGAAAAGCGCAATCACGGGGTAAAGTGCAATGGCGACCGGATTCACACGGTGGGCTGGCTCATCTGCGTTGGAGCGGTCGGTATAAAGTTTCCGAGGTTCACGCTCTTTATCCTGCGGACGGCGCAGGATCTTAGCCCCTGCCACCCACATGTTGTTAGGCAACGCAAGGCCGCCCTCGTTGCGGTTGATGACGCGTCGCATCGCGGTTGCCGCGAAGGCGTTGTCGAACGTCAAATCGCCGAGATGCTCGACCAGGTCGGGCGTCGGGGCCTCGAGATAGGTTTCCAGGAAAAACGTTGTTGACCGCGTACCATGAGCGGCGAGCCGGCGGATATTGGGGGGCGTGTCGGTCGCTCAGACTGCCACGATCTAGAACTTACCGCCGGGGTTGGCGAACGCGGCGAATGGCGGGTTCGACGGGCCGCGCTGCAGCATCCTGAGCCGGGGCTGCAGGTCCGCTATGAGCCGGAACTGCGGCGCGCACGTCGCCGCACCTGCGAACTGCGAACTTGGAGTTGCGGTCAATAAGGGCTCGGAGCCCACCGTTACTGCGCGCTGAGCGAACGTCCACTCCCACTTAGCGTAAGATTTCACACACTCCCGCAAAAGACCCGATGTCGTGGGCGCCGGCGCGATCGGGGACTGGGCCGGGCGGGACGGCACGGTGGCGGGCTGGACCGGCACGGGCTGGAGCTTCCACACCCCCCGCCCCGGCTGGCGGGCCTGGGACAAGGCGGCGGGCGCGCTCGTCATCTGGACCGGCAGCGCCTGGATCGCGGCGGGCAGTACGGCCGAGACGCTCGGCATCAACGCCACGGCGGACGCGTCCAACCGGCTTGCCGTCGCCGCCCCGGCGAGCCTGTTCAGCCACGAGGGCGCCGGTCACCGGGTGACGGTGAACAAGGCGGGGCCGGCCGAGACGGCGAGCCTCCTGTTCCAGTCGGACTGGTCGGGCCGGGCGGAACTGGGCCTCGCCGGGGAGGACGCCTTCTCGGTCAAGGTCTCGCCCGACGGGGCGGGCTGGCTCACGGCGCTGCGGATCGACCCTGTTACGGGCGCACTCCGCCCCGTGGTCCACGATCCGGGCGCCCTGCCCTCCGCCGTGGCGGCGGGTGCGGGGGCGCTGATCCATGTTACCGGCAGCGGCCCCGCCTGGAGCGACGGGACCGACTGGCGCCGGGTCTCGGACGACAGCGTGCTCTGAGCCTACTCGGCGGCGAGCGCCGGCGTGTCCGCCACCGGCTGCCGGTCGGGCAGCAGCACCGAGATCCGGTAGCCCTGCACCGGCGCCTGCTCCATCGTCAGCCGCGCGCCGAGCACCCGCGCCAGCGTGTCGATCAGCGCCATGTGCAGCGTCACGGGGGTCGAGCTTTCGGCCACCGTGCCGGTGGTCCCCGCCGTGCTGCGCAGGCCGGGAAAGAAATGGACCTGTTCGGCCGGCACATCCTCGAGCCGCAGCTCGCCGCCGGGCACGCTGAGGTCCACCCCCACCCCGTCGGGCCGGTCGGAGAGTGACAGCCGCACGTCGCCGCCACGGGGCGCGCGCAGCACGCCGACATGCAGCATCGCGCCGAGCAGCGACCGGGTCGCGCCGGGCAGGTTGCCGATCGGCATCTCGCGCGGGCCGGCGAAGGTCAGGGTCAGCCGCCGGCGGTCGGCATGGAGATGTTCGAGCGAGATCGCCTGCTGCGCCAGCCCTGCGATGTCGAAGCGCTCGCTCTCGCCCGCCATGCCGGCGGCGGCCTCGTTGTCGGAGAAGTCGAGTACTGATTGCAGGGTCTGCAGCAGATCGTGCCCCGAGGCGCCGATCCGGGCGGCGTACTTCTGGTAGGCGCTGTTGCCGAGCGGGCCGCAAGCCTCGGACTTCATCAGCTCGGCGAAGCCGACGATGTGGGTCAGCGGCGTGCGGAAGTCGTGGCGCATTCCCGACAGCAGTCGAAAGCGTGCCGCGCGGTCGTCCTCGATCCGGGCGCACTGGTATTCCGCCGCGGTCAGCGTCGCGTCGAGCCGGGTGATACATTCCTGGACGCTCGCCATCAGCACGCCCGCCCCGTCGGTGTAGCGGGTCGGCAGCCGTGGCACGGTCCGGTCGGCGAGGTAGCCCGCCGCCGCGCGCGAGGCCGCGTGCACCGGCTCCAGCAGCGCGTTCATCAGGAACATCGTCGCCCCGGTGCCCGCCAGCGTCGCCGCCAGCATCGCGATCAGCACGTCGAGATGGTCCCCGAGGGACGTGCCGTCGGCAATCAGCGCATAGCCCACCGCGCCGAACATCGGCACGTGGACCCCGACGAAACTGACCAGAAGAATCTTCCCGCGGTAGCTGCGCGGCCAGCCCAGCCGCGATATCGCATCATACACCCGCATGGATAACCTCCCACTGAACCATTCAACTAATGGGTGTATCTCACTCCAAAGCCGCGGGCGTGCGGCATTAACCCGGCGTTAATGTGACAGGAGCTTCTCTTCCGCGACCGATCAGGGCGCGGAGGCGGCGACTGTCGCGCAACGGGAAAAGGGTCAGGCGTGCTTCCGCACCCAGCCGAGGAAAGCCTTGTCGGGGGCCGTCAGGCGTGGCCGACCCGAGCTTTCCCACAAGGTGCGCCATTCGGCGGCGAGCGCATGGACATCCGCGCCAGGCACCAGCAGGCGGGCGGCATCGAGCGCCTCGGGCGCAAGGTATGGGCCCGACGGCGTGGCCCGCGGACGGCGGAGACGGACCGCGAGGATGTCGCCCGGCTCCTCGGCCAGCGCGTAGTCCGGCAGGTGGTCGGCCTCGATCATCTTCCGCAGCGCCGCGCGGAACACCCGCACCGGCGCCCCCGAGCCCGACTTCTTGTGCAGCGTCGCCACCGACACCCGCCATTCCGGCTGGCGGCCGCAATGTTTGCGGGCGAGCTCGTAGATCCGCCGCTCGAGCGGTTTGCGCAGCCGGAAATAGTCGCGGCTCAGCGTCAGCACCGACTTCGCCAGCACCGCGCGGAACAGCCATTCGCTGAGCGTGACGGTGACCGACACCATCCGCCCGCCCCGGCTCTTGCGCACGATCTCCCAGCTTTCGATCAGGCCGAAGCCGCGGGTCGTCTCCTCTCCGGCGGTGGCGAGGTTGGTGGTGATGCGGGTGCCGGCGAGCCGCTCGAACGCCTCGCGCAGGCGGGCATAGGCATCGCCCGAGGTGTCGCGGTTGGTGGCGACCAGCAGGTCGTGCGCCTTCACCTTCAGCGTGCGGCTGACCTCGCGGCCGGCGTTCACCGCCGCCATCAGCTGGCTGATGCAGTAGATCAGCACGTCCTTGTCGTGGATCGTCGCGCGGCCCTTCACGCTCGGCGTGACCTCGATCGTGGTGCCGTTGTGGGCGTAGGACAGGATGCGCCGGTCGGGCCGCGTGGAGAGCGAGAAGATCGGGTGCTCCATGCTCCCGAGGTCGTCCTTGGGGCTGGCATCGAAGATGTCGCAGACGAAGAAGTCGTCCGTCGGATGCCGGACGGGCCCGAGGCCCCCCTGCCCTCTGCTGATGCTCATCGCTCTCGCCCGCTTGCCTGCTCGTCCCCGTTTTCGGGGTTTCAGTGACACTAGGGTTATCCACAGGCCGAGGTCCAGTGCGGACTCATGGATCGGAGTCGCCCGGCTCGTGGCATCGGAGTCGCCTTTTCGGGGGTTCGGAGTCGCACGCCCTTCGCCAGCGCCTTGAAGAGAAGGCGAAAACCGATCCTCGCGGGGCGCGTAACATACAACTAACAACAAAATAACCGACGAAGACTGGCCAGACGGCCCCGGGATGCCCCAATATCGGGGGGATCACGTGCGGCAAGCTACCGAATCTGGCTGAGAAAAGTGCCCGTGTGACGGTTTTCCTTCCATGTCAGACGTTTTCGGGTATCCTGACCGAAACGGCGAACATCGAAGAATGCCGACACGATCGAAGGGGCCTGAGCAGTGACAGACCTACCTCCCTATTTCCGGGTCGATCCCGACCAGGCGGCCGCCGCGCTCGGCCGGCCCGCGACCACCGACGGGTTCGAGAGCATCGCGCGGGCCTGCGCGGCGGGCCGGTCCGACCTCGCCAGCCGGGGCCTCGAGGAGGACGGCGCGCGCAAGCTGCGACTGTTTTCGACCTGGGAGATCTGCCGCTACCTGATCCCCGTCGCGCAGGGGCATTTCCGCCGCGTGCTGAAGCAGAACCCCGAGCTGCCCCAAGGCCGGTCCGAGACGGAGGGCGGCGCGAAATGGTTCACCCTCGACGAGGTTCTGCGCCTGCGCGCCCATTTCGGCGCGGAAGGATCGAAGGCGAAGAACTACCTGCCCTACCGCCCGAAGAACCAGCCGGCCAAGATGGTGGCGGTGGCGAACTTCAAGGGCGGGGTCGGCAAGACCTCGACCGCGGCGCATCTGGCGATGTCGGCAGCGCTCGACGGCTACCGGGTGCTGGTGGTCGACCTCGACAGCCAGGGGTCGATGACCTCGATCTTCGGTGGCAAGGTCGCCGACGAATGGCAGACGGTCTTCCCGCTGATCGCCCGCCACTACGGCAGCCACCTGCGCGAGGAGAACCGCCGCCGCGTCGATCGCGGTGAGGCGCCCCAGCCGCTCGACGAGACGCTGACCGAGGCGATGGAAGTCTCGACCGCCGACCTCGTCCAGAAGACCCACTGGCCCAACATCGACCTGATCGGGGCGCAGCTGAACCTCTACTGGGCGGAGTTCCAGATCCCCGTCTGGCGGATGGCCGCGCGGGGCTGGAAGCTGTGGGACGCGCTCACCGACCGGCTGGAGGCGGACGGCGTGCTCGACGATTACGACATCGTCTTCCTCGATACGCCCCCCGCGCTCGGCTACCTGACGATCAACGGGCTGGCGGCGGCGGACATCCTGCTGGTGCCGCTCGGCGCGAGCTTCCTGGAGTTCGACTCGACGGGCCGCTTCTTCGACATGCTTCACGCAACGTTCGGCTCGATCGAGGAGGGCGAGAACATGGCCGCCCGCGCGCTCGGCCGCGAGGGGCTGGCCTTCGAGTGGGACGCGGTGCGCGCCGTCATCACCCGCTACGACGGCACCCAGCAGTCCGAGCTCGCCTCGCTGATGCAGGCCTACCTCGGCCAGACCCTGTCGCCCCAGCGGCAGGATTTCACCGCCCTGATCGGCCAGGCCGGCGAGCAGGTGCAGGGCATCTACGAGGCCGACTACCGCGACTTCAACCGCGAGACCTACGCCCGTGGCCGCGAGACGTTCGATGCGACCTACGCCGCCTTCAAGGCGCTGCTGGTCGGTGCGTGGCGGCGGGACGAGACCGCGGCACTCGAGGCGGCGGAATGACCGTGCGGTGGTGCAGGGAGTTCGCAAGGCTTCCGGGTGATCCTCGCGCAAAAGGAGACATCTGATGGCCAAGCGCAAACGCCTGACCCCCGCGCGGAGCGATTACCTCGAAACGCCGTCCCGGGCCGGGTTGGAGACGAAATCCATGCCCTTCGCGGCGCCCCCTGCCCCGATCGCCGCGGTCGCGTCGGACGCCTCGGCCTCGGCCGCGCTGTCGGAACTGACCGAGAGCATGGCGCAGGCCCGCGCCGAGGGCCGCATGGTCGTCGCCCTGCCGCTGACCGCGATCGAGGAGCATTACCTCGTCCGCGACCGTCTCTCGGCGGATCCGGAGGAGATGTCGGCGCTGGTCGAGAGTATCCGCGCCCGCGGCCAGCAGACCCCGATCGAGGTCACCGAGCTTGAGGCGGGGCGCTACGGCCTGATCTCCGGCTGGCGGCGTCTGAGGGCCTTGAGCGCCCTGCAGGAGGAAACCGGCAGATTCGACACTGTCCTGGCCTTCCTGCGTCGTCCCGAGGATGCGTCGGACGCCTACCTCGCGATGGTCGAGGAGAACGAGATCCGGGTCGGGCTGTCCTACTACGAACGCGCCCGCATCGCCGACAAGGCGGTCGCCCAGGGGGTGTTCGAGGATCACAAGAAGGCGCTTCTGTCGCTGTTCCGCTCCGCCTCCCGTGCGAAACGATCGAAGATCCGTGGCTACCTGCCGGTGGTCTCCGCGCTCGACGGGGTGCTGCGCTTTCCGCAGGCGCTCGGCGAGCGGATCGGCGTGCGGCTCGGCAAGGCGCTCGAGGCGGATCCCTCTCTTGCGGCCCGGCTGCAGAAGGCCCTGACCGAGGGAGCGCCGGGAGATGCGGAACAGGAACAGAGCCTAATCCTTGCCGCGCTCGCCCCGCCCAGGGCGGAGGCCGTGCCGGAGCCGAAGATCGCGGCCGGACAGGTCTGCACCCTGACGAAGGATGTGCGAATGCGGGTCGGGCCGGACGGCGGCGTGACACTCTACGGGCCGGGGGTCAACGATCACTTCCGGACGAAGCTGCTGAAGGCATTCGGGTCAAGCGGGGCCTGAACAGGGTCTGAAAATGTTTCGCGCGCGAAACATTTGCGGCTGTCGTTGTTCCCCCTCCCTACCACCCTTCATCCTGAGCCGAGTCGGTTTCGGAATGGTTGCGGGGGCGGGAGGAAGTCCGGACGATTGTCCGGGTCGGTCGGGGTGTTCTGTTTGTCAGGTCTTTTGATCGTCGGGGCTGCCAGGTCGTTGAGGCAATCTGTCGACTGTGCCTCCATCAACGTCTGAGGCGCCTGTCCACACGGGTCTTGCCGGCTCTTGGTGTCGGCGATCTCTCGGATGTGTCTCTATGCCTGTGGATCGTCGCACCTTGTCTCTGAGCGTGCCACGGGAGGTCAGGGGGCGAGACTGCGCGGTATCCGTGTTTTCCGATGCATCGCCCGCGCGCCCCGTATCTTGTGAGTGCAAAGCCGGCTGAGGCCCCATGGTCGATGTGCAAAACGGCCAGCGGCGTGCCTGTCATCGGCTGTCGCAGGGGGCTGTCTGCCCCCTCTGGGCCTCTCGGCCCATTCACCCCCGAGAGATATTTGAAGCCCAAAGAAGGCCGGGCGTGGCGCGTTAAGGTTAATGCGGTGCGCGCGTGCTGGCGGAGGCGGCCGCCGGGGTTTTCACGGCCCCGTCGCCGGGGGATGGGAGGCGACCGGGCCCCCGCCGGTCCGCCAAATGTTTCGCGCGCGAAACATTTGAGCCATAAGCGCCCGGCGCGAAATGTTTCGCGCGCGAAACATCCGGACCTGCCCATGACCCGTCTCGCCGCCATCGTGGTGACCTACAACCGGCTCGACCAGCTGACGCGCACCGTGGAGCGGCTGCTCGCCGCCCCCGAGGCGCATCTCGCCCGGCTGCTCGTAGTGGACAATGCCTCGACCGACGGGACTGCCGCCTGGCTGGCGGCGCAGGCGGATCCGCGGCTCGAGGTGCTGAGGCTCGAGGTCAACGGCGGCGGCGCCGGTGGTTTCGAGGCCGGGATGCGTCACCTGCGCGACGGCATGGACCCCGACTGGTACCTGCTGATGGACGATGACGGCCGCCCTGCCCCTGGCGCACTCGCGGCGTTCCATGGCAACGACCGGTCGTCGAGAGAGGGCTGGGCCGCCGCGGTCACCTACCCCTCCGGCGCCATCTGCGAGATGAACCGCCCCTGGGTGAACCCGTTCTGGCACGGTCGCGCGTTCCTGACCGCGCTGACGAAGGGGCGGGCGGGCTATCACCTGTCCGATGCCGCCTACGAAGCCGACACCCCGACGCCGATCGACGGGACCTCCTTCGTCGGGCTGTTCCTGTCCCGGGACGCGGTGGAGAAGGCCGGCCTGCCGGATCCGCGGTTGTTCCTCTACGGGGACGACGTGCTCTATACCCTGTCGCTCACCGCGCTCGGCGGGCGGATCGCCTTCGACCCGGCCCTGCGGTTCGAGCATGACACCCTGCCCTTCTCGCCGGGGACGGAACCGCTGCGGCCACTCTGGAAGGTCTATTACTACCAGCGCAACCTGCTGCTGGCCTATCGCAAGGCGGCGGGGCCGCTGTTCTTCCGGCCGCTCCTGCTGATGGTGCTGCCGCGCTGGCGCCGGGCGGCCGCGCTCTACGGTGCGGATGCGGAGGCCTATGCCCGTGTTTCGGCGCGGGCGGTGCGCGACGGGCTCGCCCGGCGGCGCGACCTGACCCATGCCGAGGTGATGGCCCTCGCCGAGGGTTAGAGCCGGTTCAGGATCTCGAGGTGGTAGCGGCGCAGCAGCAGGAAGCCGAA
This genomic window contains:
- a CDS encoding NAD-dependent epimerase/dehydratase family protein; this translates as MKVIILGGDGFCGWPNALHLSNRGHEVILVDNLSRREIDLELEVESLTPIRPIGERLRVWKELTGKEIRFHNFTVGEHYHRLLTLIKEEKPDAIIHFAEQRAAPYSMKSAFHKRYTVNNNLNATNDVLAAIVESGQDIHLVHLGTMGVYGYGTAGMKIPEGYLKVQVETPQGPHETEILYPANPGSIYHMTKTQDQLFFYFYNKNDGVKITDLHQGIVWGTQTEETRMDERLINRFDYDGDYGTVLNRFIMQAAVDYPMTVHGTGGQTRAFIHIQDTCRCIELALENPPQSGERVNILNQMTETHRIRDLAEMIKGMTGTEIAFLENPRNEAAENDLHVANDRFLGLGLKPIKLSDGVMDEVREIAVRYKDRCDRDKIPCVSLWR
- a CDS encoding DUF2793 domain-containing protein — translated: MSDSSDRLALPWLLPAQAQKHVTHNEALSVLDLLVQLAVEAVGTSAPPPAPVPGEAHVVGAGATGDWAGRDGTVAGWTGTGWSFHTPRPGWRAWDKAAGALVIWTGSAWIAAGSTAETLGINATADASNRLAVAAPASLFSHEGAGHRVTVNKAGPAETASLLFQSDWSGRAELGLAGEDAFSVKVSPDGAGWLTALRIDPVTGALRPVVHDPGALPSAVAAGAGALIHVTGSGPAWSDGTDWRRVSDDSVL
- a CDS encoding class I SAM-dependent methyltransferase, encoding MTNNPYLFSPNRTARLRKVIKEVEGNDQSLNTAVTERAKTLIKSRLHKGTYELSTDASRPDGRLVCIGPGGAFHQAWTTVDKTYGDASWAAHRRGAEATNLPDIVWDAYDLDPIPLPRGETEAIVCQHVIEHLTEPATHHLLTEAHRLLQDGGVLRLSSPDANLFFDAYDREDWAFFWEHDIIYAETASPELFRQMEETDRREYAAYSMLSKMSLVTLDENPTTVSYGDCAAFVAEAGGAQAAVTKACAASDADLNRSLGRHITWWSVDRLREAMRRAGFTDIRRSAYLQSQSPLMRNAFFFDRTDPHQTVFVEACKPAE
- a CDS encoding DUF2793 domain-containing protein, producing MGAGAIGDWAGRDGTVAGWTGTGWSFHTPRPGWRAWDKAAGALVIWTGSAWIAAGSTAETLGINATADASNRLAVAAPASLFSHEGAGHRVTVNKAGPAETASLLFQSDWSGRAELGLAGEDAFSVKVSPDGAGWLTALRIDPVTGALRPVVHDPGALPSAVAAGAGALIHVTGSGPAWSDGTDWRRVSDDSVL
- a CDS encoding sensor histidine kinase; translation: MRVYDAISRLGWPRSYRGKILLVSFVGVHVPMFGAVGYALIADGTSLGDHLDVLIAMLAATLAGTGATMFLMNALLEPVHAASRAAAGYLADRTVPRLPTRYTDGAGVLMASVQECITRLDATLTAAEYQCARIEDDRAARFRLLSGMRHDFRTPLTHIVGFAELMKSEACGPLGNSAYQKYAARIGASGHDLLQTLQSVLDFSDNEAAAGMAGESERFDIAGLAQQAISLEHLHADRRRLTLTFAGPREMPIGNLPGATRSLLGAMLHVGVLRAPRGGDVRLSLSDRPDGVGVDLSVPGGELRLEDVPAEQVHFFPGLRSTAGTTGTVAESSTPVTLHMALIDTLARVLGARLTMEQAPVQGYRISVLLPDRQPVADTPALAAE
- a CDS encoding replication initiator protein A; translated protein: MSISRGQGGLGPVRHPTDDFFVCDIFDASPKDDLGSMEHPIFSLSTRPDRRILSYAHNGTTIEVTPSVKGRATIHDKDVLIYCISQLMAAVNAGREVSRTLKVKAHDLLVATNRDTSGDAYARLREAFERLAGTRITTNLATAGEETTRGFGLIESWEIVRKSRGGRMVSVTVTLSEWLFRAVLAKSVLTLSRDYFRLRKPLERRIYELARKHCGRQPEWRVSVATLHKKSGSGAPVRVFRAALRKMIEADHLPDYALAEEPGDILAVRLRRPRATPSGPYLAPEALDAARLLVPGADVHALAAEWRTLWESSGRPRLTAPDKAFLGWVRKHA
- a CDS encoding AAA family ATPase, giving the protein MTDLPPYFRVDPDQAAAALGRPATTDGFESIARACAAGRSDLASRGLEEDGARKLRLFSTWEICRYLIPVAQGHFRRVLKQNPELPQGRSETEGGAKWFTLDEVLRLRAHFGAEGSKAKNYLPYRPKNQPAKMVAVANFKGGVGKTSTAAHLAMSAALDGYRVLVVDLDSQGSMTSIFGGKVADEWQTVFPLIARHYGSHLREENRRRVDRGEAPQPLDETLTEAMEVSTADLVQKTHWPNIDLIGAQLNLYWAEFQIPVWRMAARGWKLWDALTDRLEADGVLDDYDIVFLDTPPALGYLTINGLAAADILLVPLGASFLEFDSTGRFFDMLHATFGSIEEGENMAARALGREGLAFEWDAVRAVITRYDGTQQSELASLMQAYLGQTLSPQRQDFTALIGQAGEQVQGIYEADYRDFNRETYARGRETFDATYAAFKALLVGAWRRDETAALEAAE
- a CDS encoding ParB N-terminal domain-containing protein, with product MAKRKRLTPARSDYLETPSRAGLETKSMPFAAPPAPIAAVASDASASAALSELTESMAQARAEGRMVVALPLTAIEEHYLVRDRLSADPEEMSALVESIRARGQQTPIEVTELEAGRYGLISGWRRLRALSALQEETGRFDTVLAFLRRPEDASDAYLAMVEENEIRVGLSYYERARIADKAVAQGVFEDHKKALLSLFRSASRAKRSKIRGYLPVVSALDGVLRFPQALGERIGVRLGKALEADPSLAARLQKALTEGAPGDAEQEQSLILAALAPPRAEAVPEPKIAAGQVCTLTKDVRMRVGPDGGVTLYGPGVNDHFRTKLLKAFGSSGA
- a CDS encoding glycosyltransferase yields the protein MTRLAAIVVTYNRLDQLTRTVERLLAAPEAHLARLLVVDNASTDGTAAWLAAQADPRLEVLRLEVNGGGAGGFEAGMRHLRDGMDPDWYLLMDDDGRPAPGALAAFHGNDRSSREGWAAAVTYPSGAICEMNRPWVNPFWHGRAFLTALTKGRAGYHLSDAAYEADTPTPIDGTSFVGLFLSRDAVEKAGLPDPRLFLYGDDVLYTLSLTALGGRIAFDPALRFEHDTLPFSPGTEPLRPLWKVYYYQRNLLLAYRKAAGPLFFRPLLLMVLPRWRRAAALYGADAEAYARVSARAVRDGLARRRDLTHAEVMALAEG